GAAGGGAAAAAAATATTCATTGAGCGCATGGAAGAAGTGATGGAGCGTTACCGCATTTTCATGAAGCGGTTTGAACTTTCCGAAGACTTCATGGCTCAAATGACGATGGAGCATCTCAAAACGCAGTTAGGCCAGTTTGGCATCACGCCCCAGCAGATGTTCGACCAAATGCAGATGACCCTAGATCGCATGAAGGCGGAAGCAGAACAGCAGCGATAGAGAGTTATTGAGCCTGACCACCTCTCGTTTAACCTATAGCCTAGGCATAAATTTTCCCCAAAGGCTCCGTTTCGGTGAGTGGGTGAGAACGCCGCCCAAGTCGTCATAAGATTTAGAGCCTAACCGTAGTGACTCGAGGTTAAGGCGACGGCTGAGGACGGGGAAACTGAGAGGCAGGCGGGAAGGATTCTGCGGGCACGCCTTTCAAAGCTTCCAGCATGAACGCTCGCCAGATGGGAGCCACATAGGTTCCGCCTGTTGCACCGACACCAATGGGGCTATAGTCGTCATTCCCGACCCACACGGCGGCTGCAAGTTGGGGCACATAGCCCACAAACCAAATGTCGCGCTCACTAGAGGTCGTACCTGTCTTACCCGCCGCAGGCCGTCCAAGTTGAGCCGTCGTCGCCGTGCCGCTATTGATGACATCCTGCAACATGCTCGTTAACGATGCCGCTGCCCACGGATCAAGTACAAGCTGTGGCTCTGGCGTGTTATCCAGCAGGACATTTCCTTCACCGTCGGTCACTTGTACAATGAGCGTAGTATCCGACTGCCATCCTCCACTAGCAAAGGTGGCGTAAGCCGATGCCATCTCTAGGGGGGTTAAATCGACTGCACCTAATGGGAGCGATGTCACAGGCTCGATCGGGCTCGTAATCCCCAGCGTGCGACAAATTTCAATCACACGGTTAATCCCTACCTCTTGGCCGAGCTTCACCGCAGGCACGTTTCGAGACATCGCGAGTGCCTGCCGTAAGGGCATGGAGCCATAAAATCTGCCGTCGTAGTTTTGAGGACTATAGTACTCATAGCCATCCGGGTAGCTAACCGGGCTATCGTCAATGATGGAGTCCGGCGTGTACTTTCCAGAGGCGAGCGCCGCGTAGTAAACAAACGGTTTAAAAGCAGAACCGGGCTGCCGCAGGGCTTGAGTCGCTCGGTTGTACTGGCTTTCCTTGTAGCTGACTCCGCCAACCAATGCCTTGATGAAGTGGGTACGGGGATCAACCGCAGCTAGGGCGATCTGATCGGCATACACTCCCTGCTGGCTCAAGCGCTGATGATTTTCCCGGATGACCCGCTCGGCCATCGCCTGGAAGTTCACATCCACAGTGGTTTGGACGCGCATTCCTCCTTTCAGCACCTCATCTTGACCAAAGCGATCGGTCAACTCCTGCACCACCGCTTCTGTAATGTAGGGCGATCGGCTGGTTTGGAAAGACTTAATTTCGCCTAGGTGGATGGGCTGCTTCAATGCAGCTTGCTCCTCCTCAGGCGTAATCCAGCCCAATTGGCGCATCCGCATCAACACGATCGCCTGCCGCTCTTTGGCTAGAGGGTAGTCCACAAACGGGCTAAATTCTTCCGGAGCCTGGATCAGCCCCGCCATCATGGCGGCTTCGGCCAGGGTGAGATCCGAGGCTTTTTTGTTGAAATAGCTTTCCGAGGCCGTTTCAACCCCGTAGTTGTTATGTCCCCAATACACCTGATTGAGGTACATCTCAAAAATCTTATCTTTGCCGAGAATTTGCTCTAACCGCAGTGCCAAAACCGCTTCTGCCAGCTTACGGCTCATGCTACGCTCTGGGGTGAGGAACAGATTCTTCACAAGCTGCATGGTCAGCGTGGAGGCACCCTCCACGGTTTGACCCTCGGTGAAGTTGCTCAGCATGGCCCGCACCACACTCACGGGATTAATGCCGTGATGGTAGAAGAAATGGCTATCCTCGATCGCCAGCACCGCTCGCTTTAGGTCAGGGGAAATTTCGTTGAGATCTACAACGTCTCGGTTCGCTTCATCGTGGATACTGTAGAGCCAGTTTCCCTTAATGTCGTAGATGTAGCTGGTTTCGGCAGGTGAGTAGTTCTGAAGGACGCGGACATCCGGCAGGTTCCGAAAGCTGATGGCCAACCCCACCAAGCCCCCAGCCACGATCGAGCTGGAAAGCATGGTAATCCCTAAAATCGTTCCGGCGGCCACTTTACACGTTGACTGAATAAAGTCTCGTGTGCTAAACGGTGAGACAGGAGAGGGATGCGGACGCGATGGCTTACGCTTGATATTGCGAGCAGTATTAGATGCCACAGCAGATCTTGACCTTAGATATTATTAACAGCGATGAGCGCTAAACCTTGACGGTTGCGAGCGAAAAATAGAGTGTTCTTATGCCAGAAGTTTTGCAATTATAGTAGCTTGGCCGCAATGGAGTTCGCCGCTGGTGTTGTCATTATTGACATAGCGACTGGCTCCACTAGAGTCATTAACGTACCTTCTAAGAGATACTGTCATAGATTTCTCTAATCGGGATACGTTTTCTGGATCAGTGTATCGAAATTCCACTGTTTCTACCTCAATCTAGCAGTTCTTCACTAATTGTTGTAATGGCTTCAGAATCGTCGATTTCATCGGTTTCCCAATCCTCTCAAGGGTTTGAGTGGCTGCATCGGGGCACGCATGAAATTTTTCCGAACCAAGATACCTCGTCCGATCCGCATGAGAATTTGATCGCACGGCTGCAACAGAGCGATCGCCCCTTACGAGTCAAGCTGGGGATTGATCCCACCGGATCGGAACTGCACTTAGGACACAGCATCGTGTTTCGCAAATTGCGGGCGTTTCAGGATGCCGGACATACGGCGGTGTTAATCATTGGTGACTTTACAGCCCGCATTGGCGATCCGTCTGGGAAATCTGACGTGCGAAAGCAGTTAACCGAGGCCGAGGTCAAGGAGAACGCTAAAACCTATCTGGATCAGGTGCGCCCGATTCTAGACTTCGACACACCAGGACGCTTAGAAATTCGTTACAACTCGGAATGGTTGTCCAAGCTGGATCTATCCAAGATTCTGGAACTGTTGGGCACCATGACCGTGGGGCAAATGCTGGCAAAGGAAGGGTTTGCGGAACGCTACAAAAAGGAAAGCCCCATTT
This genomic window from Synechococcales cyanobacterium T60_A2020_003 contains:
- a CDS encoding DUF1825 family protein, whose product is MGFFDSDIVQQEAKQLFEDYQSLVALGSDYGKFDREGKKIFIERMEEVMERYRIFMKRFELSEDFMAQMTMEHLKTQLGQFGITPQQMFDQMQMTLDRMKAEAEQQR
- a CDS encoding penicillin-binding protein 1A; its protein translation is MLSSSIVAGGLVGLAISFRNLPDVRVLQNYSPAETSYIYDIKGNWLYSIHDEANRDVVDLNEISPDLKRAVLAIEDSHFFYHHGINPVSVVRAMLSNFTEGQTVEGASTLTMQLVKNLFLTPERSMSRKLAEAVLALRLEQILGKDKIFEMYLNQVYWGHNNYGVETASESYFNKKASDLTLAEAAMMAGLIQAPEEFSPFVDYPLAKERQAIVLMRMRQLGWITPEEEQAALKQPIHLGEIKSFQTSRSPYITEAVVQELTDRFGQDEVLKGGMRVQTTVDVNFQAMAERVIRENHQRLSQQGVYADQIALAAVDPRTHFIKALVGGVSYKESQYNRATQALRQPGSAFKPFVYYAALASGKYTPDSIIDDSPVSYPDGYEYYSPQNYDGRFYGSMPLRQALAMSRNVPAVKLGQEVGINRVIEICRTLGITSPIEPVTSLPLGAVDLTPLEMASAYATFASGGWQSDTTLIVQVTDGEGNVLLDNTPEPQLVLDPWAAASLTSMLQDVINSGTATTAQLGRPAAGKTGTTSSERDIWFVGYVPQLAAAVWVGNDDYSPIGVGATGGTYVAPIWRAFMLEALKGVPAESFPPASQFPRPQPSP